Proteins found in one Aquibium microcysteis genomic segment:
- a CDS encoding SDR family oxidoreductase, whose product MSDTILVTGASGSLGSAIIRHLLDAEGVTPGRLIAVTRDPSKLAALSARGVTVRAGDFDDEAGLAAAFAGAGTVLIVSTDTVGEPGKRLRQHLAAVSAAKKAQVSRIGYTSMFSPEPGNPVLFAPDHHGTEEALRASGIAYAIYRNGWYQENLLMSLPAAIGMGQWFTSAGDGRTAHIQRDDLARAIAADLANPLAGSVTYTLSGAEAFTNAEIAAMASAATGKPLAVVNLTDEQLAGGMKAAGVPAPVVPLLVSFDAATRAGVLGTVTDDVEKLTGRRPAPLRAWIEANRAALGG is encoded by the coding sequence ATGTCCGACACCATCCTCGTCACCGGAGCCTCGGGCTCGCTCGGCAGCGCCATCATCCGCCACCTGCTCGACGCCGAAGGCGTCACGCCCGGCCGCCTCATCGCCGTTACCCGCGATCCCTCGAAGCTCGCCGCGCTTTCGGCACGCGGCGTGACCGTCCGTGCGGGCGACTTCGATGACGAAGCCGGTCTGGCCGCGGCCTTTGCCGGCGCCGGCACCGTGCTGATCGTCTCGACCGACACCGTGGGCGAGCCCGGCAAGCGGCTGCGCCAGCATCTCGCTGCCGTTTCGGCCGCGAAGAAGGCGCAGGTCTCGCGGATCGGCTACACCTCGATGTTCAGCCCGGAACCCGGCAATCCCGTTCTCTTCGCACCCGACCACCATGGCACCGAGGAAGCGCTCCGGGCGAGCGGCATCGCCTACGCCATCTACCGCAACGGCTGGTACCAGGAGAATCTCTTGATGTCGCTGCCGGCCGCGATCGGCATGGGTCAGTGGTTCACCTCGGCCGGCGACGGCAGGACAGCCCATATCCAGCGCGACGACCTCGCCCGCGCCATCGCCGCCGATCTCGCGAACCCGCTCGCGGGCAGCGTCACCTACACGCTCTCGGGCGCGGAGGCCTTCACCAATGCCGAGATCGCGGCGATGGCGTCGGCCGCGACGGGCAAGCCGCTCGCGGTCGTCAACCTCACCGACGAGCAGCTGGCCGGGGGAATGAAGGCCGCGGGCGTTCCCGCGCCGGTGGTCCCGCTCCTCGTGTCGTTCGACGCCGCCACACGCGCCGGCGTGCTCGGGACCGTGACGGACGACGTCGAGAAGCTGACGGGCCGCAGGCCCGCGCCGCTGAGAGCCTGGATCGAGGCCAACAGGGCCGCGCTCGGCGGCTGA
- a CDS encoding winged helix-turn-helix transcriptional regulator, which produces MDARVASARQKIEIYRAGVGEGGLANCPIRSVVQNIFGKWSSLLLMALAEKPYRFGELRRLVPDISQRMLTETLRDLQRDGYVHREVFPTKPPSVEYSLTDLGRSMFDSLQHLLNWAETNHGAVRDARRSFDADAG; this is translated from the coding sequence ATGGACGCGCGGGTCGCATCGGCACGGCAGAAGATCGAAATCTATCGCGCGGGCGTGGGTGAGGGCGGACTGGCCAACTGCCCGATCCGCAGCGTGGTGCAGAACATCTTCGGCAAGTGGAGTTCGCTGCTGCTGATGGCGCTGGCCGAGAAGCCCTACCGCTTCGGCGAACTGCGCCGTCTGGTCCCCGATATCTCCCAGCGCATGCTGACCGAGACGCTGCGCGACCTCCAGCGCGACGGCTACGTGCACCGCGAGGTGTTCCCCACCAAACCCCCGAGCGTCGAATACAGCCTGACCGATCTCGGCCGATCGATGTTCGACAGCCTCCAGCATCTGCTGAACTGGGCCGAGACCAATCATGGCGCCGTCCGCGACGCCCGTCGGTCGTTCGACGCGGACGCCGGCTGA
- a CDS encoding FAD-dependent oxidoreductase, translating to MAPLDIGICGAGPAGLAAALLLHRAGHRVTVFERFETARPLGSGLILQPTGLAVLAALGLLPEILALGSRIERLHGADAATGRTVLDVRYASGRNGRFGLAVHRAALFGVLHRAARQAGVAIETGRDIAALDDAGGRPRLVQADGARIGPFDLVVDASGSRSRLKHHVETPAEPRPLAYGAFWASLPWHGEGFDGHALSQRYRQASVMIGVMPIGRVDPGGPAQAAFFWSLKPDEAAAVQARGLDAWKDRVRSLWPATEAYLARIDSFEQLTLARYGHHTLRRPAGRRLAVIGDAAHSTSPQLGQGANMALLDAAALAHALDTTDDLAEALARYCAARRLHVRLFQALSLAFTPFYQSDSRLIPFLRDTLVSSVAKVPPAPAMLAAIVSGMVANPLRRIGLAEPDWAVCARPGAHPPGDLPASP from the coding sequence TTGGCGCCGCTCGACATCGGCATCTGCGGCGCGGGGCCGGCCGGCCTGGCCGCCGCGCTGCTGCTCCACCGTGCCGGCCATCGCGTCACCGTGTTCGAGCGCTTCGAGACGGCGAGGCCGCTCGGTTCCGGTCTGATCCTGCAGCCGACCGGGCTCGCCGTGCTGGCCGCGCTGGGACTCCTGCCGGAGATCCTCGCGCTCGGCAGCAGGATCGAGAGGCTGCACGGCGCGGATGCCGCGACCGGGCGGACGGTCCTCGACGTCCGCTATGCCTCCGGCCGCAACGGGCGGTTCGGCCTCGCCGTCCACCGTGCCGCGCTGTTCGGCGTGCTGCACCGTGCCGCCCGGCAGGCGGGAGTTGCGATCGAGACCGGCCGCGACATCGCCGCGCTGGACGACGCCGGAGGGCGGCCACGCCTGGTCCAGGCCGACGGCGCGCGGATCGGTCCGTTCGATCTCGTCGTCGATGCAAGCGGTTCGCGGTCCAGGCTGAAGCACCATGTCGAGACGCCCGCCGAACCTCGGCCGCTCGCCTACGGCGCATTCTGGGCCTCGCTGCCATGGCATGGCGAGGGCTTCGACGGACATGCGCTGTCGCAGCGCTACCGGCAGGCCAGCGTCATGATCGGCGTGATGCCGATCGGCCGCGTGGATCCCGGCGGCCCGGCGCAGGCGGCCTTTTTCTGGAGCCTCAAGCCCGACGAGGCAGCCGCCGTGCAGGCGCGGGGGCTCGACGCCTGGAAGGACAGGGTGCGGTCGCTCTGGCCGGCGACGGAGGCCTATCTCGCCCGGATCGACAGCTTCGAGCAGCTGACACTGGCCCGCTACGGCCATCACACGCTGCGCCGTCCGGCCGGGCGGCGGCTTGCGGTGATCGGCGACGCCGCGCATTCGACCAGCCCGCAGCTGGGGCAGGGCGCCAACATGGCGCTGCTCGACGCCGCGGCACTGGCGCATGCGCTCGACACGACCGATGATCTGGCCGAGGCGCTCGCCCGCTACTGCGCCGCGAGACGCCTGCATGTGCGGCTGTTCCAGGCCCTCTCGCTCGCCTTCACGCCCTTCTACCAGTCGGATTCGAGACTGATCCCGTTCCTGCGCGACACCCTGGTGTCGAGCGTGGCGAAGGTGCCGCCGGCACCCGCCATGCTCGCCGCCATCGTCTCCGGCATGGTGGCCAACCCGCTGCGCCGCATCGGGCTCGCCGAGCCGGACTGGGCGGTATGCGCGAGGCCGGGCGCACATCCGCCGGGCGATCTTCCCGCGTCCCCTTGA
- a CDS encoding TetR/AcrR family transcriptional regulator C-terminal domain-containing protein yields the protein MPQAAATAADEIVTPRQGEVLDAVLALLLEGRDALTMTAVARRASCSKETLYKWFGDRDGLLTATVRWQASKVRAGNWDRQRLDADALAESLEAFAANWLTVISSKTSVALNRVAVAHAASGRSDLGRIVLENGRFAIGERLKPLLDAAREAGLIAFDDTETAFRTFFGLVGRDVQVRLLLGDAMVPSKAEIATDAARATRQFLTLFGAGRSAPRKPAN from the coding sequence GTGCCGCAGGCCGCCGCAACCGCCGCAGACGAGATCGTCACGCCCCGCCAGGGCGAGGTGCTCGACGCCGTGCTGGCGCTGCTTCTGGAGGGCCGCGACGCGCTGACCATGACGGCCGTGGCACGCCGCGCGAGCTGCTCCAAGGAGACGCTCTACAAATGGTTCGGCGACCGCGACGGGCTGCTCACCGCCACCGTGCGCTGGCAGGCCTCGAAGGTGCGGGCCGGCAACTGGGACCGCCAGCGCCTCGACGCCGACGCGCTGGCCGAGAGCCTGGAGGCCTTCGCCGCCAACTGGCTGACGGTGATCTCGTCGAAGACCTCGGTCGCGCTCAACCGCGTGGCGGTGGCGCATGCCGCCTCCGGCCGCAGCGACCTCGGCCGCATCGTTCTGGAGAACGGCCGCTTCGCCATTGGCGAGCGGCTGAAGCCGCTGCTGGACGCTGCCCGCGAGGCCGGCCTGATCGCCTTCGACGACACCGAGACCGCCTTCCGCACCTTCTTCGGCCTCGTCGGCCGCGACGTGCAGGTGCGGCTGCTGCTCGGCGACGCCATGGTGCCCTCGAAAGCCGAGATCGCGACCGACGCCGCCCGCGCCACCAGGCAGTTTCTCACCCTTTTCGGCGCGGGCCGGTCCGCGCCGCGAAAACCAGCCAACTGA
- the ilvC gene encoding ketol-acid reductoisomerase, with product MRVYYDRDADLNLIKGKKVAIIGYGSQGRAHALNLKDSGVKEIAVGLKAGSATARKVEADGLKVMTVADAAKWADLMMMATPDELQADIYRNEIAPNIRDGAAIAFAHGLNVHFGLIEPKASVDVLMVAPKGPGHTVRGEYQKGGGVPCLVAVNQDPSGNALDLALSYACGVGGGRSGIIETNFREECETDLFGEQVVLCGGLVELIRAGFETLVEAGYAPEMAYFECLHEVKLIVDLIYEGGIANMNYSISNTAEWGEYVSGPRIITAETKAEMKRVLKDIQTGKFTSDWMQEYRSGMARFKGIRRLNDEHQIEQVGEKLRGMMPWISANKLVDKTKN from the coding sequence ATGCGTGTCTATTACGATCGCGACGCCGATCTCAATCTCATCAAGGGCAAGAAGGTCGCCATCATCGGCTACGGCTCGCAGGGCCGCGCGCACGCGCTGAACCTGAAGGATTCGGGCGTGAAGGAGATCGCCGTCGGCCTGAAGGCCGGCTCGGCGACCGCCAGGAAGGTCGAGGCCGACGGCCTCAAGGTCATGACGGTGGCGGACGCCGCCAAGTGGGCCGACCTGATGATGATGGCGACGCCCGACGAACTGCAGGCTGACATCTACAGGAACGAGATCGCCCCGAACATCCGCGACGGCGCCGCGATCGCCTTCGCCCACGGCCTCAACGTGCATTTCGGCCTGATCGAGCCGAAGGCATCGGTCGACGTTCTGATGGTCGCGCCGAAGGGCCCGGGCCACACCGTGCGCGGCGAATACCAGAAGGGCGGCGGCGTGCCGTGCCTCGTCGCCGTCAACCAGGACCCGTCGGGCAACGCGCTCGACCTCGCGCTCTCCTACGCCTGCGGCGTCGGCGGCGGCCGTTCGGGCATCATCGAGACCAATTTCCGCGAGGAATGCGAGACCGATCTGTTCGGTGAGCAGGTCGTGCTCTGCGGCGGCCTGGTGGAGCTGATCCGCGCCGGCTTCGAGACGCTGGTGGAAGCCGGCTACGCGCCCGAGATGGCCTATTTCGAGTGCCTGCACGAGGTGAAGCTGATCGTCGACCTGATCTACGAGGGCGGCATCGCCAACATGAACTACTCGATCTCCAACACCGCCGAATGGGGCGAGTATGTGTCGGGCCCGCGCATCATCACCGCCGAGACCAAGGCCGAGATGAAGCGCGTGCTGAAGGACATCCAGACCGGCAAGTTCACCAGCGATTGGATGCAGGAATACCGCTCCGGCATGGCCCGCTTCAAGGGCATCCGCCGCCTCAACGACGAGCACCAGATCGAGCAGGTCGGCGAGAAGCTGCGCGGCATGATGCCGTGGATCTCGGCCAACAAGCTGGTCGACAAGACCAAGAACTGA
- a CDS encoding SAM-dependent methyltransferase encodes MNAQTTIDTHEQKPIRLTDENFAAFTRGLPAKARMVLGAAIRLPRGTLTAQLPDGRVILVGGNAPGPDAHVELRNWRLPGRAFAGGTIGVAESYMDGDWDSRDVTTFLELFVVNQETGEEVAGGANWLLTAIQRIRHWLNENTRTGSKRNISAHYDLGNAFYREWLDPSMTYSSALYGTGANDLESAQAAKYRALARDGGIGPSSSVLEIGCGWGGFAEFAAREIGCRVTGLTISREQHDFARERIHKAGLSDRVEIKLQDYRDETGRYDHIASIEMFEAVGEKYWPVFFRKVKDCLNPSGTAAMQIITINEAAFDAYRRRPDFIQRYVFPGGMLPTPSLLKTLGAEQGLSFLKERVFAQDYARTLADWRHRFWASWEKLVPLGFDDRFRKLWEFYLHYCEAGFRAEYIDVRQVVYKA; translated from the coding sequence ATGAACGCGCAGACGACGATCGACACGCACGAACAGAAGCCGATCAGGCTCACGGACGAGAATTTCGCAGCTTTCACGCGGGGTCTTCCGGCCAAGGCCCGCATGGTGCTCGGCGCAGCGATCCGGCTGCCCAGGGGCACGCTCACGGCGCAGCTGCCGGACGGGCGGGTGATCCTCGTCGGCGGCAACGCCCCGGGGCCGGACGCCCACGTCGAACTGCGCAACTGGCGTCTCCCCGGCCGGGCCTTTGCCGGCGGGACGATCGGCGTGGCCGAATCCTACATGGACGGCGACTGGGACAGCCGCGACGTCACCACCTTCCTCGAACTCTTCGTGGTCAACCAGGAGACCGGCGAGGAAGTGGCGGGCGGCGCCAACTGGCTGCTCACCGCGATCCAGCGGATCCGCCACTGGCTGAACGAGAACACCCGCACCGGCTCGAAGCGCAACATCTCGGCCCATTACGACCTCGGCAACGCCTTCTACCGCGAATGGCTCGACCCGAGCATGACCTATTCCTCCGCGCTCTACGGCACCGGCGCCAACGACCTCGAATCGGCGCAGGCGGCGAAGTACCGGGCGCTGGCGCGCGACGGCGGCATCGGTCCGTCGAGCAGCGTGCTGGAGATCGGCTGCGGCTGGGGCGGCTTCGCCGAGTTCGCCGCCCGCGAGATCGGCTGCCGGGTCACCGGGCTGACGATCAGCCGCGAGCAACACGATTTCGCCCGCGAGCGTATCCACAAGGCGGGGCTATCCGACCGGGTCGAGATCAAGCTGCAGGACTATCGCGACGAGACCGGCCGCTACGACCACATCGCCTCGATCGAGATGTTCGAGGCGGTGGGTGAAAAATACTGGCCCGTCTTCTTCCGCAAGGTGAAGGACTGCCTGAACCCCAGCGGCACGGCTGCGATGCAGATCATCACCATCAACGAAGCCGCCTTCGACGCCTATCGGCGGCGTCCCGACTTCATCCAGCGCTACGTCTTCCCGGGCGGCATGCTGCCGACGCCGAGCCTGCTCAAGACGCTCGGCGCGGAGCAGGGCCTGTCCTTCCTCAAGGAACGCGTCTTCGCGCAGGACTACGCGCGCACCTTGGCCGACTGGCGCCACCGCTTCTGGGCCTCCTGGGAGAAGCTCGTCCCCCTCGGCTTCGACGACCGCTTCCGCAAGCTGTGGGAGTTCTATCTCCACTATTGCGAGGCGGGCTTCCGGGCCGAGTACATCGACGTTCGTCAGGTGGTGTACAAGGCTTGA
- a CDS encoding DUF1365 domain-containing protein — MSPRERTTTMAENGAPPQAAAVLYRGEVMHQRLKPFGHRFAYSVFSLLVDLDRLGEVGRLSPLLSVNGPNMVSFHDRDHGERPGETARAYADRLLAGAGLPRPAARILLLCYPRIFGYVFNPLSVYFAYDEAGALVALIYGVRNTFGQRHSYVALVEPGDVSAAGVRQTRRKIFHVSPFVGMDARYHFRILPPGRAIRVRIHETEGREPLLAATFAGNARALDTSTLAACLLQFPLLTWKVMAGIHWEALKLWLKGARFNSSPPAPSTASYRDSPAIEPGE; from the coding sequence ATGTCACCACGCGAGCGCACCACGACGATGGCGGAGAACGGCGCGCCGCCGCAGGCAGCAGCCGTGCTCTACCGCGGCGAGGTCATGCACCAGCGGCTGAAGCCCTTCGGACACCGCTTCGCCTATTCCGTGTTCTCGCTGCTGGTCGACCTCGACCGGCTGGGCGAGGTCGGCCGCCTGTCGCCGCTCCTGTCGGTCAACGGGCCGAACATGGTCTCCTTCCATGACCGCGACCATGGCGAGAGGCCGGGCGAGACGGCCAGGGCCTATGCCGACCGACTGCTCGCCGGAGCGGGCCTCCCCCGGCCGGCCGCGCGCATCCTGCTTCTCTGCTATCCGCGGATTTTCGGCTACGTCTTCAATCCGCTGTCCGTCTACTTCGCCTATGACGAGGCGGGCGCGCTCGTTGCGCTGATCTACGGCGTGCGCAACACCTTCGGCCAGCGCCATTCCTACGTCGCGCTGGTGGAGCCCGGCGACGTCAGCGCAGCCGGGGTCCGGCAGACGCGGCGCAAGATCTTCCACGTCTCACCGTTCGTCGGGATGGATGCGCGCTACCATTTCCGCATCCTGCCGCCCGGGCGCGCGATAAGGGTGCGCATTCACGAGACGGAGGGCCGCGAGCCCCTCCTCGCAGCAACCTTCGCAGGAAACGCCCGCGCTCTGGATACATCGACGCTCGCCGCTTGCCTCTTGCAGTTTCCGCTCCTCACATGGAAAGTCATGGCGGGCATCCACTGGGAGGCCCTCAAGCTCTGGCTGAAGGGTGCGCGGTTCAACTCCAGTCCACCTGCGCCCTCGACCGCGAGCTATCGTGACAGTCCGGCCATCGAGCCGGGAGAGTGA
- a CDS encoding NAD(P)/FAD-dependent oxidoreductase — translation MSIVTLDRSTLRGRKRIAVVGSGVSGASAAWALQARHDVTLFEAEGRPGGHTATVDVDYDGTTIAVDTGFIVYNELNYPELTALFAHLGVATHESNMGFSLSLDGGRREWSGQTYRSIFAQKRNVFSPSFLWMLREILRFNRQCIQDREAGLLGGVTIGQYLQTRKFSAEFRDDYLIPMAAAIWSTPRVKMLDFPAATFVSFFENHRLIHNERPMWRTVTGGSRTYLEKLLAPLGDRLRLNAPVDRVLRDEHGVVVTARGAAPERFDAIVIASHSGQALALLGDASPIEEKILGAVAYRPNRVILHRDPRLMPKRRAAWSAWNYMRSSGMDLEKEVCVTYWMNALQGIDPSRPLFVSLNPVVEPAAGTVFGEWSFSHPQFDSRALSAQVRLDDIQGVRNTWFAGAWTGHGFHEDGLRSGLRVAEALGGVVPWRRTEPADTDLPLAAE, via the coding sequence ATGAGCATCGTCACACTGGACCGCAGCACGCTTCGCGGCCGGAAGAGAATCGCCGTCGTCGGATCCGGCGTTTCCGGAGCCTCTGCGGCCTGGGCCTTGCAGGCGCGGCATGACGTGACCCTGTTCGAGGCCGAGGGCCGTCCGGGCGGCCACACCGCCACCGTCGACGTCGACTACGACGGCACGACCATCGCCGTCGACACCGGCTTCATCGTCTACAACGAGCTGAACTATCCCGAACTCACCGCGCTCTTCGCCCATCTCGGCGTGGCCACGCACGAGAGCAACATGGGCTTCTCGCTGTCGCTCGACGGCGGGCGCCGCGAGTGGAGCGGCCAGACCTACCGCTCGATCTTCGCCCAGAAGCGCAACGTCTTCTCCCCCTCCTTCCTCTGGATGCTGCGCGAGATCCTGCGCTTCAACCGCCAGTGCATCCAGGACCGCGAGGCGGGGCTGCTCGGCGGCGTCACGATCGGGCAATATCTCCAGACGCGAAAATTCTCTGCCGAGTTCCGCGACGACTACCTGATCCCGATGGCCGCCGCGATCTGGTCGACGCCGCGCGTGAAGATGCTCGACTTCCCGGCCGCGACCTTCGTCTCCTTCTTCGAGAACCACCGCCTCATCCACAACGAGCGGCCGATGTGGCGCACCGTCACCGGCGGCTCGCGGACCTATCTCGAAAAGCTGCTTGCCCCGCTCGGCGACCGGCTGCGCCTGAACGCCCCCGTGGACCGTGTCCTGCGCGACGAGCACGGCGTCGTCGTGACGGCGCGCGGCGCGGCGCCCGAGCGCTTCGACGCGATCGTCATCGCCAGCCATTCCGGCCAGGCGCTCGCCCTGCTCGGCGATGCCTCGCCGATCGAGGAGAAGATCCTCGGTGCCGTCGCCTACCGCCCGAACCGCGTGATCCTGCACCGCGACCCGCGCCTGATGCCGAAGCGCCGCGCGGCGTGGTCGGCCTGGAACTACATGCGCTCGAGCGGGATGGACCTCGAGAAGGAGGTCTGCGTCACCTACTGGATGAACGCGCTGCAGGGGATCGACCCGTCGCGGCCACTGTTCGTCTCGCTCAATCCGGTCGTCGAGCCGGCGGCGGGAACGGTCTTCGGCGAGTGGAGTTTCTCCCACCCGCAGTTCGATTCGCGCGCCCTCTCGGCGCAGGTCCGCCTCGACGATATCCAGGGCGTGCGGAACACCTGGTTCGCCGGCGCCTGGACCGGGCACGGTTTCCACGAGGACGGGCTGCGGTCGGGCCTCAGGGTCGCCGAGGCGCTGGGCGGCGTGGTACCCTGGCGGCGGACGGAGCCGGCTGACACGGACCTGCCGCTGGCCGCGGAATAG
- a CDS encoding cryptochrome/photolyase family protein, translating into MRPDGSETPVLVLFRHDLRLSDNRALRVGAESGRPVLPVFVLDEESKGMRPVGGARRWWLHHSLSALARDLEDRGARLVLRRGRTQAVVEALLDETGADRVLWNRRYDPPGAAVDAALKEALRGRGIDCESFEGQLLHEPTRLKTGAGGPFRVYSPFWRALTAEPAPRPAMAAPRTLRGHRGPVASDDLRTWGLLPTRPDWAGGLRAEWTPGEAGALARLKIFLAGAIDGYGENRDRPGMPSTSRLSPHLAHGEITPFQIWQAVEDARGAIPARDAEKFLKEVVWREFSYHLLFHNPDLAESNYNRDFDGFRWQPSDALVEAWRRGRTGYPIVDAGMRELWQTGWMHNRVRMICASFLIKHLLQDWREGERWFWDTLVDADPASNAASWQWVAGSGADAAPYFRIFNPILQGEKFDGEGDYVRRFVPELGRVPDRFLHHPADAPALVLAEAGVKLGRDYPVPAIDHALARDRAMAAYTAMKGSA; encoded by the coding sequence ATGCGGCCGGACGGGAGCGAAACCCCCGTCCTCGTCCTCTTCAGGCACGACCTTCGGCTTTCCGACAACCGGGCGCTCCGTGTGGGAGCGGAATCCGGCAGGCCGGTGCTCCCGGTGTTCGTTCTCGACGAGGAGAGCAAGGGGATGCGGCCGGTCGGCGGCGCTCGCCGCTGGTGGCTGCATCATTCGCTGTCGGCGCTCGCGCGTGACCTGGAAGACAGGGGCGCCCGCCTGGTCCTGCGCCGCGGCCGCACGCAAGCCGTGGTCGAGGCGCTGCTCGACGAGACCGGTGCAGACCGCGTCCTCTGGAACCGGCGCTACGATCCCCCCGGAGCGGCCGTCGACGCCGCGCTGAAGGAGGCGCTTCGCGGGCGGGGCATCGACTGCGAGAGCTTCGAGGGCCAGCTGCTGCACGAGCCGACGCGGCTGAAGACGGGAGCCGGAGGCCCCTTCAGGGTGTATTCGCCGTTCTGGCGGGCGCTGACGGCCGAGCCGGCGCCGCGGCCCGCGATGGCCGCGCCCCGGACGCTGCGCGGCCATCGCGGGCCGGTGGCGAGCGACGACCTGCGGACATGGGGGCTGCTGCCGACCCGGCCGGACTGGGCCGGCGGCCTGCGGGCCGAATGGACCCCCGGCGAGGCGGGCGCCCTGGCCCGGCTGAAGATCTTCCTGGCTGGCGCGATCGACGGCTACGGCGAGAACCGCGACCGGCCGGGCATGCCGTCGACCTCCCGGCTGTCACCCCACCTCGCCCATGGGGAGATCACGCCGTTCCAGATCTGGCAGGCGGTCGAGGACGCGCGCGGCGCCATTCCGGCACGGGATGCGGAAAAATTCCTCAAGGAGGTCGTCTGGCGCGAGTTCTCCTACCACCTCCTGTTCCACAATCCGGATCTTGCCGAAAGCAACTACAATCGCGATTTCGACGGATTCCGCTGGCAGCCTTCGGACGCTCTCGTGGAGGCCTGGCGGCGGGGCCGCACCGGCTACCCGATCGTCGATGCCGGCATGCGGGAGCTCTGGCAGACGGGCTGGATGCACAACCGCGTGCGGATGATCTGCGCCTCCTTCCTCATCAAGCACCTGCTGCAGGACTGGCGCGAGGGCGAGCGCTGGTTCTGGGACACGCTGGTGGACGCCGACCCGGCCAGCAACGCGGCGAGCTGGCAGTGGGTGGCGGGATCGGGTGCGGATGCCGCCCCCTATTTCCGGATCTTCAACCCGATCCTCCAGGGCGAGAAATTCGACGGCGAGGGCGACTACGTGCGCCGCTTCGTGCCTGAACTCGGCCGCGTGCCGGACCGCTTCCTCCACCATCCCGCCGACGCCCCCGCCCTCGTGCTCGCTGAAGCCGGGGTGAAACTCGGCCGCGACTATCCCGTACCTGCCATAGACCATGCCTTGGCCCGCGACCGGGCGATGGCCGCCTACACTGCGATGAAAGGATCCGCATGA
- a CDS encoding BA14K family protein, translated as MKRILSAGLALALSLSFALAAATPSVAGSLRPSAPAVASGQTDVVEIGHRHRRYDRHRYHRHEFRRHHHRPHVRYHRRNDAGPIIGGLVAGAIIGGIIAGQPRHHYRGYRSAHVDWCLRRYRSYDVHSNTFQPYHGPRRLCRSPYAY; from the coding sequence ATGAAGCGCATCTTGTCCGCCGGCCTCGCACTGGCCCTGTCCCTCTCGTTCGCGCTCGCCGCTGCTACGCCGTCCGTGGCCGGCTCCCTCCGGCCTTCGGCCCCGGCGGTCGCGTCCGGCCAGACCGATGTCGTCGAGATCGGACACCGCCACCGTCGCTACGACCGGCACCGCTATCACCGCCACGAGTTTCGTCGGCATCACCATCGTCCGCATGTCCGCTACCACCGGCGCAACGATGCCGGCCCGATCATCGGCGGACTCGTGGCCGGGGCCATCATCGGCGGCATCATCGCCGGCCAGCCGCGCCACCACTACCGTGGCTACCGCAGCGCCCATGTCGACTGGTGCCTGAGGCGGTACCGCTCCTATGACGTCCATTCGAACACGTTCCAGCCCTATCACGGGCCGCGGCGCCTCTGCCGTTCGCCCTACGCCTATTGA